The following coding sequences lie in one Vicinamibacterales bacterium genomic window:
- a CDS encoding AAA domain-containing protein, whose protein sequence is MEPSVNTYVDQARQGWIRKLIDLSRRNNLLYFRDLQTGTVDISSAPNGSLARLLEWHAPGEELGSVPLLDLVSEDDEKSVAGKLRDIKRRTIANYEERGLETLFLALGLATWIPRDDGRPASAPVLLMPVDLTSRGREGRYWQVRRTGEIQVNPVLLFALEAEHGLIVTPEQIIKEIQGDEEGEAFDLNPAFDRLSGLAAKVSGFAVERRWVIGNFSFQKMAIVKDLKERIGEMSGNAIIAGIAGDPKARELARGMRTEPDATKFDTNSPEAEFLVLTADSTQQKAVAATLSGQNGVISGPPGTGKSQTIANLIAELAARGKSVLFVAEKRAALDVVLHRLKEVGLLHLCLDLHGADVSRRHIRDQMAESLELHRTTAVPDAAEMHRKFMDRRGRLNGHVRALHQRREPWGVSAYQIQGQLLRLPAGVSTPVRWSEKALQGFTRERVELIRDTLREAAGFAPFFRPGHPSPWATAWLPDEQAVRTAMERSTRLARETWPRLAEALRKMSAACSLLPPATWRDLRETVRLVEDVNDVLGVYRQEVFGTELDSLLRDLEPSASLGRHITASLFNGAYRSARKRAKALRIGGPASAAAQLEELGRLPGILARWKARCSGADLPTGCEAAALVRQCLSNVEADLLPMAETFPLLVLDLLEVSPLEAWLAMLAEDRGTPFQRFRCCQLEIVLRGNDAGCLLPHLRNPKSDPAKWPDLFQHAWLSSCLEAIHIKEPGLAGFNGRTHEQFVSEFRQLDEERIRTAVARVRRACAEKAIETRNLHSDQDAIVCREAQKKSRHLPLRTLFAQAPEVLLALKPCWMASPLSVSQLLPAERPYFDVVLFDEASQVLPEDAVASLLRGRQAVVAGDKHQLPPTTFFATGTGDDESGDEAGATEGFESILDLMSSFLEPPWSLDWHYRSRDESLIAFSNHHIYGDRLVTFPGPGVASSISHVLVNGSGREGEEESCSAEVSKIIGMVLWHAEHRPFESLGVITMGIKHAQRLEAALDKARQSRPDLDEFFNPEAAERFFVKNLERVQGDERDAIILSIGYGKDSSGRLPYRFGPLLSQGGERRLNVAITRARKSLALVSSFSHLDMAPSRSKAKGVELLRAYLEYASSGGSRLGGDGSREVPLNDFEQAVFDALTAHGVKLLPQYGTSCYRLDMVAQHPRQEGRLVLAIECDGATYHSAPTARDRDRLRQQHLEALGWNFHRIWSTDWFMRQDEEIQRTMTAYERAVERADRGGGGLPQPAPGNGRPKEPEEPTPGNSVQERSPRPSIARKANIAEYSDGDLRRLLKWILEGELLTDDEVVERAVGELGFQRRGSRIEAALRRVIPEARRALR, encoded by the coding sequence ATGGAGCCATCCGTCAATACATACGTGGACCAGGCTCGCCAGGGCTGGATTAGAAAACTCATCGATCTGTCCAGACGCAACAACCTGCTGTACTTCCGGGACCTTCAAACGGGCACCGTCGACATCAGTTCGGCCCCGAATGGAAGCTTGGCGAGGTTGCTCGAGTGGCACGCGCCTGGCGAGGAACTCGGCTCAGTGCCGCTGCTCGACCTCGTTTCCGAGGACGACGAGAAGAGCGTCGCTGGAAAACTGCGTGACATCAAGCGTCGCACGATTGCGAACTACGAAGAACGAGGACTGGAGACACTGTTCCTGGCCCTTGGCCTTGCGACTTGGATTCCCCGCGATGATGGTCGTCCGGCATCGGCGCCTGTGCTGTTGATGCCAGTAGACCTGACTTCGCGAGGACGCGAGGGGCGGTACTGGCAGGTCCGCCGAACGGGGGAGATCCAGGTGAATCCCGTTCTCCTCTTCGCGCTGGAAGCCGAGCACGGGCTGATAGTGACGCCTGAGCAGATCATCAAGGAGATCCAAGGCGACGAGGAAGGCGAGGCATTCGATCTCAACCCCGCGTTTGACCGGCTTTCTGGGCTTGCCGCGAAGGTCAGCGGGTTCGCCGTCGAACGGCGATGGGTCATCGGGAACTTCTCGTTCCAGAAGATGGCCATCGTCAAGGATTTGAAGGAACGCATCGGGGAGATGTCGGGCAACGCGATCATCGCCGGAATTGCCGGCGATCCCAAGGCACGCGAACTGGCCAGGGGAATGCGGACGGAGCCAGACGCGACCAAGTTCGATACGAACTCTCCCGAGGCAGAATTCCTGGTGCTGACGGCCGACTCGACCCAACAGAAGGCGGTTGCTGCGACGCTCAGCGGCCAAAACGGCGTGATTAGTGGCCCGCCAGGGACGGGGAAGAGCCAGACGATCGCGAACCTCATCGCCGAGTTGGCTGCGAGGGGAAAGTCCGTCCTCTTCGTAGCCGAGAAGCGAGCGGCGTTGGACGTGGTCCTTCATCGCCTGAAGGAAGTTGGTCTACTGCACCTGTGCCTCGACCTCCATGGAGCAGATGTCTCTCGTCGCCACATTCGAGACCAGATGGCGGAGAGTCTGGAGCTGCACAGGACGACGGCCGTGCCCGACGCGGCGGAAATGCACCGCAAGTTTATGGACCGGCGTGGCCGCCTGAACGGCCACGTCAGGGCCCTACACCAACGCCGGGAACCGTGGGGTGTGAGCGCGTATCAGATTCAAGGGCAACTTCTACGGCTGCCCGCGGGCGTGAGCACGCCCGTTCGATGGTCAGAGAAGGCACTGCAAGGATTCACCAGGGAACGAGTGGAACTGATCCGCGACACGCTCCGCGAGGCAGCGGGCTTCGCGCCGTTCTTCCGTCCTGGGCATCCCTCTCCTTGGGCGACGGCGTGGCTGCCGGATGAGCAGGCTGTCCGCACCGCAATGGAGCGGTCGACGCGACTCGCACGCGAGACGTGGCCGAGGTTGGCCGAGGCCCTGCGGAAGATGTCCGCCGCCTGCTCGCTACTTCCTCCAGCCACCTGGCGAGATCTAAGGGAGACGGTACGTCTTGTTGAGGATGTCAACGACGTCCTCGGAGTTTACCGGCAAGAGGTCTTCGGGACCGAGTTGGACAGCCTGCTTCGTGATCTCGAGCCGTCCGCGTCGCTCGGCAGGCACATCACCGCCAGTCTGTTCAATGGCGCTTACAGGTCCGCGCGAAAACGGGCGAAGGCGCTCCGGATTGGCGGTCCGGCATCTGCCGCTGCACAACTCGAGGAGTTGGGTCGGCTTCCAGGCATCCTCGCTCGATGGAAGGCGCGGTGCTCTGGCGCCGATCTACCGACTGGTTGTGAGGCCGCCGCCTTGGTCCGACAGTGTCTCTCGAATGTGGAAGCAGACCTGCTGCCCATGGCGGAGACATTTCCGCTCTTGGTGTTGGACCTGCTTGAGGTCTCCCCCTTGGAGGCCTGGCTAGCGATGCTGGCGGAAGATCGCGGCACACCATTCCAGCGATTCCGGTGTTGTCAGCTTGAGATTGTTCTTCGCGGCAACGACGCAGGCTGCCTCCTTCCGCACCTCCGAAATCCGAAGTCCGATCCGGCGAAGTGGCCCGATTTGTTCCAGCATGCCTGGCTCTCTTCATGCCTGGAAGCGATCCACATCAAGGAACCCGGACTGGCGGGGTTCAACGGTAGAACGCACGAGCAGTTCGTCAGCGAGTTTCGTCAGTTGGACGAGGAACGTATTCGGACCGCGGTCGCGAGAGTACGACGGGCGTGTGCGGAGAAGGCGATTGAGACACGAAACCTGCACTCGGACCAGGACGCGATCGTCTGCCGAGAGGCACAGAAGAAGTCCAGACATCTACCGCTGCGTACCCTGTTCGCCCAGGCTCCGGAGGTGCTGCTGGCACTGAAGCCCTGTTGGATGGCCAGTCCGCTGTCGGTGAGTCAGTTGCTCCCAGCCGAACGGCCCTACTTCGACGTGGTCCTCTTCGATGAGGCGAGCCAGGTGCTTCCCGAAGACGCCGTGGCCTCGCTCTTGCGGGGGCGCCAAGCCGTTGTAGCTGGAGACAAGCACCAACTCCCGCCCACCACCTTCTTTGCGACCGGTACCGGGGACGACGAGAGCGGCGACGAGGCCGGAGCGACCGAGGGCTTCGAGAGCATCCTTGACCTCATGTCGTCGTTTCTCGAGCCTCCCTGGTCGTTGGACTGGCACTACAGGAGTCGCGACGAGTCACTCATCGCCTTCTCCAACCACCACATCTACGGCGACCGCCTGGTGACGTTTCCGGGTCCTGGTGTCGCGTCTTCGATTTCGCACGTCTTGGTAAACGGCTCAGGGCGAGAGGGCGAAGAAGAGAGTTGCAGCGCCGAGGTAAGCAAGATCATCGGAATGGTCCTGTGGCACGCCGAACACCGGCCATTCGAATCACTCGGCGTCATCACCATGGGCATCAAGCACGCCCAGCGGCTGGAGGCGGCCCTGGATAAGGCCCGTCAGTCCAGACCCGACTTGGACGAGTTCTTCAACCCGGAGGCTGCCGAACGCTTCTTCGTGAAGAACCTGGAGCGTGTTCAGGGCGATGAGCGGGACGCTATCATCCTGAGCATCGGCTACGGAAAGGACTCGTCTGGTCGCCTGCCGTATCGATTCGGCCCGCTGCTCAGCCAGGGTGGTGAGCGGCGGCTGAACGTCGCTATTACCCGAGCGAGGAAGAGCCTGGCGTTGGTCTCCTCGTTCTCCCATCTCGATATGGCCCCCTCGCGTAGCAAGGCGAAGGGGGTGGAGCTTCTGCGCGCCTACCTGGAATACGCGTCGAGTGGCGGCAGCCGGCTGGGCGGAGACGGCAGCCGAGAGGTGCCTCTGAACGACTTCGAGCAGGCGGTCTTCGACGCACTGACCGCCCACGGCGTGAAACTGCTTCCGCAATACGGCACGTCTTGCTACCGCCTCGATATGGTCGCCCAGCATCCGCGGCAGGAAGGGCGTCTCGTGTTGGCCATCGAGTGTGACGGCGCGACCTACCACTCAGCGCCGACGGCCCGGGATCGAGACCGACTCCGCCAACAGCACCTGGAGGCGCTTGGCTGGAACTTCCACCGCATCTGGTCGACCGACTGGTTCATGCGTCAAGACGAGGAGATCCAGCGGACGATGACCGCGTACGAGCGGGCGGTTGAGCGTGCGGACCGCGGCGGAGGCGGGCTGCCACAGCCCGCTCCGGGGAACGGAAGGCCAAAGGAACCTGAGGAACCCACACCTGGCAATAGTGTGCAGGAACGTTCGCCTCGACCTTCCATTGCTCGCAAAGCGAACATCGCGGAGTACTCCGATGGTGACCTTCGCCGACTCCTGAAGTGGATTCTGGAAGGCGAGTTGCTCACGGACGACGAAGTTGTCGAGCGAGCGGTTGGGGAACTGGGATTTCAACGACGTGGCAGCCGGATTGAAGCGGCGCTTCGGCGAGTCATACCGGAGGCTCGAAGGGCTCTACGGTGA
- a CDS encoding DUF429 domain-containing protein, whose product MEVFGIDFTSRPSRSKAITCAGCQFDGDRLVVEDLQRLESLDAFGAFLDSPGPWIAGIDFPFGQPRRLIQNLNWPGSWAGYVAQVAGLSREGFRNVLEDYKRDRPENDREHLRLVDRLTGAQSPSKLYGVPVALMFYEGSQRLLRSATCVIPVRPTTDDRVVVEAYPALVARTLVGKDRYKPAEPGDVQAVARAVRERIVQKLGDGSLFGRYKIRVELTERVRRACADDTDGDSLDAVLAAIQAAWAWVRRTDGYGVPEDCDLVEGWIVDPVTQPSVNSSITRVRPVFRRLFGMDPTGASWLPKLLRLSKSDVSGRMLSEPGTVLPAVSEKRPYADPVQGNIELERCFEFSVVPGASFLRWLIQNPDRLTWPGPDGRRVSYSATTQERREELVGLKGHSARIKSQAAAMGALDRYGPEKSGRKWWAFEGFTEVDCCIETDQIALLVEGKRTESLAESTAWYAGRNQLHRNLEAARDLAAGREFGVFIIGEYGLPDQALGDPRGGLPHLNDAERAELMTHYLGCLRWSQVCEVTGIDPASLPRNVARRVKRARVRSEREYTP is encoded by the coding sequence ATGGAAGTCTTCGGCATCGATTTCACCAGCCGTCCATCTCGTTCAAAGGCGATTACGTGCGCGGGATGCCAGTTTGACGGTGATCGCTTGGTCGTCGAGGACCTTCAGCGACTGGAGTCCCTCGATGCGTTCGGTGCCTTCCTCGATTCACCTGGACCATGGATTGCTGGCATCGACTTCCCGTTTGGCCAGCCTCGCCGCCTTATCCAGAATCTGAACTGGCCCGGTTCCTGGGCCGGCTACGTTGCGCAGGTTGCGGGCCTGTCGCGCGAGGGATTTCGGAACGTCCTCGAAGACTACAAGCGTGACCGGCCGGAGAACGATCGGGAGCACCTTCGGCTCGTAGACCGCCTCACCGGGGCGCAAAGCCCGTCGAAACTCTATGGTGTCCCCGTCGCATTGATGTTCTACGAGGGTTCGCAGCGGCTCTTGAGAAGCGCGACATGTGTCATTCCGGTTCGCCCCACAACGGACGACCGAGTCGTCGTTGAGGCGTACCCTGCTCTGGTCGCTCGAACGCTCGTGGGAAAGGACCGGTACAAGCCGGCCGAACCAGGGGATGTGCAGGCAGTTGCGCGCGCCGTGCGCGAGCGAATCGTTCAGAAGCTCGGTGACGGCTCGCTCTTCGGCCGGTACAAGATCAGAGTCGAATTGACCGAGCGCGTCCGCCGGGCATGCGCCGACGATACCGATGGTGATTCGCTCGATGCCGTGCTCGCGGCCATACAGGCTGCCTGGGCTTGGGTGCGGCGCACCGACGGCTACGGCGTGCCGGAGGACTGCGATCTTGTTGAAGGCTGGATCGTCGATCCGGTGACGCAGCCGAGCGTCAACAGTTCTATAACCCGCGTCCGCCCCGTCTTTCGGCGGCTGTTCGGGATGGATCCGACCGGAGCGTCCTGGCTGCCCAAACTTCTGCGGCTTTCCAAGTCGGACGTGTCAGGGAGGATGCTGTCCGAGCCTGGCACAGTGCTCCCGGCGGTCAGCGAGAAGCGGCCGTACGCCGACCCTGTCCAGGGGAACATCGAGTTGGAACGCTGCTTTGAGTTCTCCGTAGTCCCGGGGGCGTCGTTCTTGCGTTGGCTGATACAGAACCCTGATCGGCTCACATGGCCCGGGCCTGACGGGCGCCGTGTGAGCTACAGTGCGACAACCCAGGAGCGTCGTGAGGAGCTCGTTGGGCTCAAAGGTCATTCCGCGAGGATCAAAAGCCAGGCTGCCGCGATGGGCGCCCTCGACCGTTACGGCCCAGAGAAGTCCGGCCGTAAGTGGTGGGCCTTTGAAGGGTTCACGGAAGTGGATTGCTGTATTGAGACCGACCAGATCGCTCTACTGGTTGAGGGGAAGCGAACAGAGAGCCTCGCCGAGTCCACAGCCTGGTACGCCGGCAGGAACCAGCTGCACCGGAATCTGGAGGCTGCCCGCGACCTGGCGGCCGGTCGCGAATTCGGTGTGTTCATCATCGGCGAGTACGGCCTTCCTGACCAAGCCCTGGGCGACCCACGCGGCGGCCTACCTCACCTGAATGATGCCGAGCGCGCAGAGTTGATGACGCATTACTTGGGATGCCTGCGGTGGTCTCAAGTCTGCGAAGTGACTGGAATTGACCCGGCGTCGTTGCCGAGGAATGTCGCTCGCCGTGTGAAACGGGCACGAGTTCGATCGGAGCGCGAATACACTCCTTGA